Part of the Pieris brassicae chromosome 5, ilPieBrab1.1, whole genome shotgun sequence genome is shown below.
GACTGGTaaaagactgatcacctagtgttttaaaatgatatcaattattttcaaaCCTTTAGCATGAATAAAAGCTCTTCAATATCATCCTTGCCAAATATCCAATTCTTAGACATTggtaatgttaataatttaactcttTTGGTTACGGGAGCGTTTTCTTCAATATCAAACGTAAaaccgttttttttaaatatgtctaAATTATCCATTAATATTTCCTCATTGACACCAGTGAGCTCAAGCTGTTGAGggctaaaaatttaattatattttttaattgaaggCCAACCATTTCTTTACCTTGTTTATAACCTTTATGTAATAAGTCTACTTAGGTAAGCCCCAATTCTGACACTCATGAAAAGGTCAAGGAAAAATtgtacttaaatttaaatataaaaatttggtGTTCAGTAGAAAAGTTTGGAgcttatttaacttttgagGTAAAACAGCTTCTGCTAAGAAAGTTCTGAATTTAATTAGTAGTTTTAAACTCAGCCATTATTTCTCATCTATTTTTTTTGGGTGTTCATCCTTtcatatcattaaatatttcacaaaaatattaatgatatagtaatattataaatcctTAAATAGTTTTAGAACTTAAAACTCCTAATACcagaaaatataaacttacatTACCAATTTTTGACTTGTGAGTTCAGTAGTTTTTTGCAAAGtctcaaaattataaatctcaTCGGTAGCATGCTGGTCGATGATGAAAAGGTCATCACCTAAGCGGGTAATGATAAATCCTAGATTGAATTGACCAATCACTTGCATTTCATTAAATGAATGTTTAGATATTTCCCTATTTAATTCTTcttcacattttttattaaacactgGATCAATGCGGCTCTTAAATTTTACTCTTTCAGGTAATTGCTTTTTGCTTTTCATGTTATAAATTTCGGTTAAACATTTAACCTGTTCCAAAGATGTTTTAAAGGTAACAAACTGTTTAGACGTTTTTCCTAAGTCGTTGTGGTCAGTTTtcacttttttaatatcaaaagtttttatttcttgcagTTTCTCTTTAGCAGTTTCCTTATTGggatcttttgttttacagtATATTGTATGCAAATCTTTTGTTATTACATTTGATAGTGTTAAAATTTGTGTTGCTGGTAATTTTTCTGTagattctaaataaattatatgttttgataCTAGATTATCTTTATTTTCGGGTTTATTAGTACTAGTTGCTTCCAAAAAATCTGAAAGTTTCTTATAATCCtgaacattattatttgatgTTTCTGATGAAGATGGTATAACTTTAACATAGTCTATATCCTGTTTTAGTGTGGCTTTGGGACAATTATTGTTTGAACTTTCTTCACTAAGTTCATTATTAATAGGtatttcattatcattatttttatcatcagtTTCATAAATTCTCTTTATTTTTGGTATCAAACTGTCTGAATTTGAtggtaattttctttttaaatcattGGATTTATCCTTTTCCGATATTTCAGACAAGTTAGTCCTTCCttcatcatttttattaaattgttgcaTAAAGGAATTAAAGATTCTAGGTTGGCTTAAATTAGGCACTATCACTTTAGAATGGTCTTCACTAAAAgtggaatttaattttaatgtactaGGGATATTctcaaaaagttttattaaagatgCCTTTACAACATCCAAAATGGCCTTTTCCTTAGTAAGAAATACTTTTCTCTTATCTGGAGTTACATTGACATCAACAGTAACtctatcaataattatattgagaAACACAAATGGATATTGATTTGAATtatactgtttatatatttcattgactagtttaataatttttgttggCTCACATGGCCTAGAATTGACATAATACAATTGTCTATCTGTACTAGACCTTCCACTTCCATGTTCGCAAGAAGATATAAACCCCTCCAATTCAACTGGGcttggaatatttttataaccttGTGATTTTTGTGATAAAGAAAAGCTATCACTCTGATCATTGTGAGTTTTATTTGCATCAGCATCATTAGAATCTTCAGACAAATCAATTTCAACATCTTCTATTTCAATTGTTTCATTATGTTCTTTCAGTTCTGCTGATAAGCCcttaaatatgttttctttgATGTTAGATACATTTTCTGTATTAATTTCTAGTATACTCTGAATTTGTTTATGACCAAAGACAGATGCTATGTTGTCTTTATATGATTGTGAACCTGTAGTTGCTAGTACAACTGATTTTGAGTTTGATTGTGTCTGATTACTGCAAGTGATTCTGAAAATGTTATGTAAATGTGAAAtgaaaattagataaaaattatttaattgttcttAAACAACTTACTTAACTCCTTTTGATATACAACAGTATGCATACAATAAATTAGTCATCTTATTAAATTCccttttagaatttttatgaaattcttTTTGTCTTACAGGTAGAGAGGTAAACAGATTTGTTAATGTAACAGTAGTTCCTACTTGTCTTGAGCATGgtgttttacttaaaatattgccTTTGTTATCATACTGTATTTTAGTTGCtgcaacaatattttaattaaatagtaagatataactatgtattattaaattaaaaattaatgttttaattaccaTAGCTACTTGTATGATGTCTAGTGATAATTGTAAGATTTGCCAATGAGCAAAGAGAACTCAAAGCTTCTCCTCTGAAGCCAAAGCTAGTAACTCCAAGTAGATCTGAGTAGTCATTTAACTTTGAAGTATGATATTTCAGtgctgtaaaaaaaaacaaattagcataaaataatatatcaacaataaatttaaataaattaggtaCTATTACAAGCTAAAATCTTACTTAAAGCAGCCATATTATCTTCAGTTACTCCAGAACCATTGTCAGAAACTTCTATAAGATCTATACCATAGTTCTTAAGGCGAATATCAACATTTGTTGCCCCAGCATCCAGAGAATTTTCTAAAAGCTCTTTCACAGCAACCGCTAAGCTAAGAACAACCTATAGGCATAACATTTAAGTAAGGGTTAcctaaattgtttaaaatctataaaaattaaattaaaaaatcaacattTTACGTTCATACCTGCCCAGAACATATTTTATGCACCGTATCCCTGTTTataggttttatattttcttgattCATGATTAACAAAGTTCAAAAAacgttttctatttatctatatataataaaagatttgaTTTCCTTAGAAAAAATAGTCAATAGAATCTCGATTCTCGCGCGCCGCGCCCGaacatcaaattacaaaattctaaatattcaCAGAGCAGAGTAGTAATCCACAGATAATTCTTTAACTGTCTCCAAGACACAATACTACTGTAGTCTTTAGCAGGGAAGTGGGAATAAATAGAGCGTTCCGTCAAATGGACAGTCCACCATACCAAGTGTGCACGACGAGACCTGCTCTTCTGTTAATAATCCTCGACGAcgaaaatgtttcttttttgGGGGACAAATACATTCTCGTAAGAACTGCCccgcatttataataataataatcgtttattttccAAGTGGTGcagtggttagatcgatcaattacaaatattcgCACAATCaaccatatataaataggcatgcaaatgtcaaattaattgttacaatgtcttattatgaatataaaataatttcaaagttaAATGATTTACAAAcggtgtcaaatctatggtcTAAATAATCGCCTACGCTTAAAGGCACTTtggctttaaaaatttaatcaccttTCCCATCAAAGAATTACATagcagtgatctataacttttAGGAACGtgatttaatagttttatagtcattgcgtaacaatttttgaagtgaaatttctttatcgacgttgaaaaaaatgtaccgtcacatttttcggttactcGTCATATTTTACCGTACGCGTTTTCTTGTCGCCACGGttaattcgaagagattcgaagccgaTAGAATAATAacggtaataattatattacaattaatgaaactcTGTATTAATCTTAaggtaaattgaaataattgtattatatggATTTATGTTAATGattataaaagccttttgttaaacttaaaaactaatttaactttatttaaccaatttctgtaaagtagatCATAAATTGCACTCCATATGAAATAATGTTTAGACACCCACGAAAATCTACTAACGGTACTTCTGTTCCAACGTGGTTTACAAATTCAGGACAAGTATTGATGAAGAAATTTAATCGTACTTGAAGAGgttgaattatatattgttgttgAATCCCAAACACAGCAATCCTGAGTTTTCTTACTTTGGGTTTAGAAGGGGAAGATCTGTGAATAGATAATGAACACATGATTATCATAATGTCGCAGAACCACTTCCGGAAACAGAAAACCAAAACTTGGAGATTTCTTCATCTAATGAAACGGGACCTGTGGTACTTGATAATAGCAGAGAGCTAGAGACCAAGTAACCATCATCACCACCGCCAGAGCCAACACTTCGTAGATCTGGCCGCGTCCGTAGAACACCAGAATTGTTAAAAGTGCGAGAgaagttgttttaaaatagtgcgagagaataaattatcaatttacacatttaaatataatttaatggtcattattacatataacagTACCTGGTTATTATATAGACACCGGACTtccttacatttttaatttttatctttttttttccctcttgttatggcttttatttatgccaactgggcacaaggtacttcgccagtgtcgtgtagatggagaagacacgaaggagattgatcggtaaaaataataattaagctattttttttattttgaatatgcataaaaaaatagttgaaattggattgttagttttgagacagcacagacaacacaaatatgagtaaaagcattattaaatactgtttactatttatgaagaatttttatatattacactttaattctactgctttctatatatttacataaaaatctacaatatgaTGAATAATATCCTACATAAAGCGGATAAGTTAGTTTGGGacaattaaatagtatgtGAGATACAGTGCCTTCATCCAAgccacacacacatatatagtGATCCCTAATCCGGAGCTTGGCTCCAGGGATTAGGGATTAGCATGTCCAAGACGCAGACGCGAGATTGTAGATGTAATCCAGCGATTTGCATTtcgataataacaaaaccaggGTTGTTTTGGTATGTTTGGTTGGATGGAAGCATAAAACTTACCCTTAACCGATTTGGAGTCATTCCAAAATGTCTTCCACGTTCTGTCCAGATATATCTTTGCAAGAGAACAAAGATCCTgagctgaatttttaaaatgatctagAGAACCTGACTCAACAGCTGCTTTGGCACATGAATCAGCAGTCTCGTTCCCTGGGATACCTGAGTGGGTAGGAATCCAAACTAGTATGATAGACAATCCTTTTTGATTACAAGAGAGCAGAGTCTCCctgatttttagtataataggAAAACGTGATTTGCTACGAAATGGGTTCTCTTTAATGGACATTAAACAACTTAAAGAGTCTGTCAAAATAGCTGTCTGTTGTATGTTATGGGAGTGTGCAAATAGGATTGCTTCCAATATAGCTGTGACCTCTCCTGTGAACACTGAAGACTCGGGAGGACTTTTAAATTTCAGGATAATTCTATACCGAGGAACCCAACAGGCAGCACCAACACAGCCATCTGGAGACAGCTTTGATGCGTCAGTGTAAATAAGAAGATGATTTGaccaattttgattaatatagctTTGTAATTTGATGATGGTATCTGGGGCTCCTTTGATCAGACCAAGGTCTGTGATGATGGGAGGTTTGTATACCAGGGCTTTATAAGGAGTAGAATATAGGGGATTTGTTGGAAAAGATATCATGGGGTTAGGGAGGCTGGTGTACTTTAGATAACTATCGAGCAGATAGGAAGAGGAGTTGCGGGTGCAAGGAGCTTGTGATAGTCGGGTTAATCGATGCCAAAGAGGGTGCGATGATATCTGTAACATCTTGCTAACAAAGCCGTCACATAAATACTGCCGGCGGATGTGTAGAGGAGGATTAACACACTCAACCTGCAAAGCATTAGTAGGGGAGGATTTCATTGCACCTAGAATGATTCTTAGGCACCTATactgaattttgtttaattttccagCAGCTGATTTGTTAAAGGGATCCAGAACAAACATACAGTAATCCATATGACTACGTACTAAGGcattatacaataactttaaagaaTAGGGGTGAGCACCCCACCAAACCCCCGCTACTGCTCTTAGTACGTTAATAcctttttcacattttttattgtgttcaGAGTGGGCAATTCCGTTCAGCCGATTGtctaaataaaaacctaaaatttttactttatctgTCAGGTTGATTGcttgattttcaaatgaaatgagTAGAGTAGGAATGTATCTCTTCCTTGTAAAAACCACTGCCTGAGATTTGCCAGCTGACAGGGGCAAGCCGTGGTCAGACAACCACTGGCCTAGATAATGCAAAGCAGAATTGATACGACAGGATACTTCCCCTATACTGCCTGAGCTGTGATAGAGGACAATATCATCAGCATATTGTAAGATATTGGTTACAGACAGTTCGAGGTCGTGGGTATAAATGCTATAGAGCTGAGAGGGCTGAGAACTGAGCCTTGAGGGAGACCTTTCCAGACTAGTCTGGGGGGAAGAGAGGTATTCTGATGCTTTATCAGAATAGATCTGCAAAATAGCAGATTACATATGAGATGAACCATCCTCGAAGGTACGCATTGTCATATGCAGAAGCAATATCAAGAAACACACCCACAAGGTACTCTCCTTTTGTAAAGGCTAGGCGAATGTCTGTTGTCAGTATACTGAGGCTGTCTGTGGTACTCAAACCCCTCCGGAACCCAAATTGGGAGGAGGGGAGAATATTTCTACTTTCCATGAACCATTCCAGTCGGTTTTTAAGAAGGTGTTCTGTTACTTAAGCTAAAGTAGATGACAAAGCTATGGGTCGATATGAATTTGAATCTGAAGGGATTTTTCCAGGTTTGAGAATAGGAATGACTATTTGAGATGTCCAAGATGCCGGTATAATACcagtttcaaaacatttgtttattattttaaggtagtAAAGTTTAGCTTTGTCATTTAGTCTAGCCAGGAAGGAATATGGAACGCCATCTTCCCCTGGAGTCGAATCTTTGAGACCATGAAGAGCGATTTGAAGCTCAGAGAAAGAAAAGGGAGCATCCAATTCATCGGAAGCTGGAGCTGGCATAGAACTCAGAAATGAGTCCACATAGGGAACGAAAGGTGGAGCCAATGAAGCATCAACATGGTTCAGGGAACGACGGTATCTCCTCACATTTGACCACACAATAGTGGATGGAGAGCGAGGGCTAAGGGATTCACAAAATTGTATCCAACTAGATCTTTTTTTTTCGATACtaaccttttaattttagcaTCAAGCCtctgataattattaaagttctcTTGAGACATACAAGCTGAGTAAGATTTCTCTGCAGCCCTTCTCTTACCAAACAAATCGCTGCATTCATCATCCCACCAGGGAGAGGAAAGCAGCAGATTTTTAGGAGAGTGCTTTTTGGGGATCTGATAATCGGCCGAAGATTtgagagaatttaaaaatagatcaaAGCAAGACAAGACATTTTCTTCACGTTCCAAATCCGGCAGAGAGTCTACCATACAATCAACGGATTGGGCATACTCTTTCCAGTTTgcttttttgagtttatatttcaaaagggGGTTGTGGTAAGAGAGGGGTAAGGATTTGTTGTTCAATGTAATAAGTATGGGAAAATGATCACTGCGATAGGTGGACTCAAGGGCGTTCCAAGTAAGTTGCGAGGCCAGGTTAGGGGAGCAGAGGATGAGATCCACTGCAGATTTGGGATTCTGATTAGGGTATACCCTGCGAGTTGGGGAGCCATCATTGAGGATACAGAGATTGACAACGTCGAGTAAGTCAATCAGCAGTGGAGCAAACCTATCACAAGCGTGGCACCCCCACATAGTGTGATGGGTATTAAAGTCACCCATGGCTATGATAGGGCTGGGAAGGGATGATAAAATTGATTGTATCTCGGGAAGAACAGAAGGAGAAGGGTGAGGAATATACAaagatacaaaagaaatatctaaGGTACGAACAGCAACAGCAGCAAGTTCGCTATGGGTAGGAAGAGGAATTTGGGAGAAAGGGAGGGAATGCCGTACAAAGACAGCACTGCCCGCATACCCATCATTCCTGTCATCCCTCAGACAGGAGAAACCAGGTACCCGAAATCGGTAACCAGGTCTCAGCCATGTCTCCGAGATGGCAACAATTGTGGGTTTATGGAGGTTTATGAGGGAGATCAATTCGTGTTTTCTTGAACGTAAGCTTTTACTATTCCATTGAATTAGGGTTATTGGGTccgttttgtaataatttaaagagttgGGATAGGTTTTTGGCAACGTTGGGCGGTAAGGGAATTTCGCTACATGGGGCGACAATACTGAGAAGgaattcagaaataaattctaacattTTGCCCTGAGAGGGAAGGGTGTCAACATTATTGTTGAGAGCACAACCATTTGGGAGAGATGAGGAACACTCACCAACAATAGTCTGGTGAGCTGTTCTATCGTACCCCTTTGCTAGAGAAGCTTGGGGACGAGAGGAGCGATAGATTGTTTGGCGATAGGAAGTTTTGGTAGGAGTTTGGGCTGTTTGAGGAGATCTTAGAGAATAGACAGGAGGggtaaacatttcttttgttaTCTCAGCATATGAACGTCGGACAGGTGGAAACTGAATTGCTGCTTCAATGTATGAGATATTGTTCTGGGACATCACCATTTTTATGGATTGCTGTCGAGTAAATTCTGGACAGCCCTTGTCAGAAGCAAAATGTTTACCTGAGCAATGTAGACATGTGGATGTTTCTAAGGTGACTTCGCACGTATCACCTGTATGGGGCTGAGCACACCTGTAACATCTAGGCTTAGATCGGCAGACCGATTTGATATGACCAAAACGGCAGCAGTTCAGGCACTGTATGGTTGGAAGTTTGTAAGTTTCGACAGGGAGGGAAGTGTGGTAAGAGTAAATCTTAGAAGGGAGCATTTGTCCCCTGAAGGTAAGGACAACAGATTGGGTAGGCACCCAGGTGGTGACACCCTCAGTAACTGATTTTCGATTCAGTCGCCTTGACTTTAACACCTCACCACATCCAGGAGGAAGCTCTAATGAATCAACGAGTTCGTCCATTGACCAGTCCACCGGTACACCTTTGACCAACCCCATTCTGGTTATGTTATAAGAAggaataatagttttaaacttgCACATAGCGAGAATCGGGTTAACCAGAAAATTGTTGGCAGCTTCAGCAGAAGAGAACTCAacggtaattttattacggcCTACATTTTTTACACCACCGTGTATGACAGAACTAATTTTGTGCTTATGCATAAACTGACCGAATGTAATAGCACGTAACGAGGTTCCAGAAGATGGGTCCTCTACTTCCCGGGAAACTTGGACAATGAATGGACCTTTATCATCATTACGAGTACGATCGAGGGCCATCGGAAAAGGAGGGGTGGACATATAGGTGTTGAACAGACGGGTTCGCCTGAGTGGGAtccgtaattgtttttttaaaggaaggcATATTTCTCTCCTCACCTTGTCGTTTGCGAGACGTAGAAAAGGTTCCCGGGTCGGGAGGTTCGGGGTCAGGATCCATTTTACTGGAACTGCAGCgactatataagtttaaattttatactttaccagCACCAATAGGGTTAGTTTTGTGAAGATAGAACAATAACAACTATTTTAGCTTTGGAAAATCACAGAAACaccgaaaaaaaaacactaaaatcTCACTGACACGTTCGTCAACCATCCACCTCAccatttcaaatttttatggCACAGTATGATTAAACCCGTAATATAGTCAAAATAACAGTCGACGCAtggcaaataattatttattgacactTGACAATTTACCAAACTctcctttttttttaatggaatctcgctgttggccttaagggcctttacagttcagctcgggctgttttggcgagcgtagctcggccagaatggcgttttatcccgcggctagcgcaagggcgtctcctgtgagactcgaacctcggcttgggccgtcgcggggcggtcaatcgcctgaagggcaggacggaagctcactggagtgagcgaagtgcgatgTAAAGGTcatcgccttccccggtgaaggcggttttttaccctaatctgtgattggctatttttattatttttggccgcgcgggcggcttttaatttatcgtttgctacggtaatcggatcatccggatccgttagtatgtgtcggggcctcctacgagccttttttctcgggaaggggtaatagttgatgctattacgcaccagcggatggGCATGGTGTTTAGctttgtcaaagtggcgtgtggacgccaacttcatccattgggctatggtagggagccaAACTCTCCACTAAAACACTGACTTTATATATCTGTATTTTGCAGTGTTACCAGTTCAGAGTCTTTTTCCCTAGATTTAGGGGTTTCTCAACCGAGTTAGGGTCAGAATAGGGGGAAAGAATATTTGGGGGTTTTTAAGGGGAAATTTTTGgggaatttaatttttttttcgtatttCGTTCCTGATCTTGGAAGTAAATTGAAGTAAGAAAGATGGTGGTGTGGTGTTAAccttacaaattatatattcatttaaccAAAAACCAAATAAAACTTGAACCTGTCAATCCATTTTCTATTACTTTGCGTAATGCCTATCATTTCCCAACAATCCCATCATGACCACCGCTTTAAAAAGCCGAGCCATGCCCCATTTGGGCATCCTAGGGGATATCTGGGGGAAATCAAATTAGTCTAGGGTACATCGCCAAGACCATCTGGCAACACTGGTATTTTGTGATCGGCTAATTCTCGGAAAAGTCGAGAGTATTTTGTATAttctgtttttgtattttaaatattagtggTAAATGTGTACCAAATAAAGCGATTTCAAGTCCCAGACAGTATTATTTCTAAAGATGTCTCTTAATACCGCTCATGCAGATCATGGTGTACTCATACACGCCGGAGAATGGTATGTTTCTGCGTCATCGCTTTGTATGTTCACTATTTACTTTGATTAGCAGGTCTATATAGGCTATAtagctataatatattatttaccaaattacttttatacaattaataatttccagCTTTACTTGTTTGTTTgaccttttaattttttttaccacGTCAAAAACCATTATCTCTTAAAAATTTTCaagaactataaaaaaattaaatgctgTTAAAAACtcaatatcttttttaaatttatatagtttaccTAATGTAAGATCAATAATAATGGTGCAATAATAATGAGTCACCCTACTCAGTAGTGTTTTACCGCAATTTTTTAaggtaatgtatttaataattcactaagtattaatatatactttaaaacacATGTACttccttatatttttaatatagcttGTTGGTTGTCTGGTGTGATTGAAATCAACAAGCCTATAAGTTGTAATATCCGACTAATTGGctcttaaaataattctgttagcatttttgttactatatttttcttaatgtagtaaaataataaaagagcttcgaaaactcaatattaaaacttcataaggattaataatcaatagaactgcttataaaaattaaattctgcTTATTTCAGTATCATATTGTTCTCTGACAATGTgacaatgttttaattttttttaccacGTCAAAAACCATTATCTCTTAAAAATTTTCaagaactataaaaaaattaaatgctgTTAAAAACtcaatatcttttttaaatttatatagtttaccTAATGTAAGATCAATAATAATGGTGCAATAATAATGAGTCACCCTACTCAGTAGTGTTTTACCGCAATTTTTTAaggtaatgtatttaataattcactaagtattaatatatactttaaaacacATGTACttccttatatttttaatatagcttGTTGGTTGTCTGGTGTGATTGAAATCAACAAGCCTATAAGTTGTAATATCCGACTAATTGGctcttaaaataattctgttagcatttttgttactatatttttcttaatgtagtaaaataataaaagagcttcgaaaactcaatattaaaacttcataaggattaataatcaatagaactgcttataaaaattaaattctgcTTATTTCAGTATCATATTGTTCTCTGACAATGTGACCTTGGAATTTTACGGCAATGACACCCCACAGTTCAAAGGTCCCAAAAATGGACGTATGTACCTTACAACGCACAGGATGATATATAactctaaaaataatactgatACAGTGAGATCTTTCAGTTTCCCATTTGTTGCATTGCAAGATGTAAGTGATctgtaaactttattttagtttaatatctattactgcttaataataaattgacaaTGTTGTGAGTAGACCTTTTTTCTGGTGTAGTTTA
Proteins encoded:
- the LOC123709767 gene encoding DNA mismatch repair protein PMS1 isoform X4, with translation MNQENIKPINRDTVHKICSGQVVLSLAVAVKELLENSLDAGATNVDIRLKNYGIDLIEVSDNGSGVTEDNMAALTLKYHTSKLNDYSDLLGVTSFGFRGEALSSLCSLANLTIITRHHTSSYATKIQYDNKGNILSKTPCSRQVGTTVTLTNLFTSLPVRQKEFHKNSKREFNKMTNLLYAYCCISKGVKITCSNQTQSNSKSVVLATTGSQSYKDNIASVFGHKQIQSILEINTENVSNIKENIFKGLSAELKEHNETIEIEDVEIDLSEDSNDADANKTHNDQSDSFSLSQKSQGYKNIPSPVELEGFISSCEHGSGRSSTDRQLYYVNSRPCEPTKIIKLVNEIYKQYNSNQYPFVFLNIIIDRVTVDVNVTPDKRKVFLTKEKAILDVVKASLIKLFENIPSTLKLNSTFSEDHSKVIVPNLSQPRIFNSFMQQFNKNDEGRTNLSEISEKDKSNDLKRKLPSNSDSLIPKIKRIYETDDKNNDNEIPINNELSEESSNNNCPKATLKQDIDYVKVIPSSSETSNNNVQDYKKLSDFLEATSTNKPENKDNLVSKHIIYLESTEKLPATQILTLSNVITKDLHTIYCKTKDPNKETAKEKLQEIKTFDIKKVKTDHNDLGKTSKQFVTFKTSLEQVKCLTEIYNMKSKKQLPERVKFKSRIDPVFNKKCEEELNREISKHSFNEMQVIGQFNLGFIITRLGDDLFIIDQHATDEIYNFETLQKTTELTSQKLPSTA